A part of Pseudomonas sp. HR96 genomic DNA contains:
- the coaBC gene encoding bifunctional phosphopantothenoylcysteine decarboxylase/phosphopantothenate--cysteine ligase CoaBC, producing MQRLYRKRIVLGVGGGIAAYKSAELVRRLLEQGAEVRVVMTRGGAEFITPLTMQALSGHPVHLDLLDPAAEAAMGHIELARWADLVLIAPATADLIARLAQGLAGDLLTTLVLATDATVALAPAMNQAMWRDPATQANLELLQQRNLKVFGPGAGSQACGDIGLGRMLEPTELALLAAECFQHLALTGKHVLITAGPTQENIDPVRYITNHSSGKMGFALAEAAVEAGAKVTLITGPVHLATPDRVTRIDVVSARDMLAACEAAIPCDVFIASAAVADYRPEVVAPQKLKKDPTSGDGLLLQMVRNPDILATIATRSDRPFSVGFAAETEHLLDYAARKLKDKNLDLIVANDVANPSIGFNSEDNACSVIDRQLQATVFAQTSKGKIARQLISFIAQRLNQA from the coding sequence ATGCAGCGGCTGTATCGAAAACGCATCGTTCTCGGCGTCGGCGGCGGTATCGCGGCCTACAAGAGTGCCGAGCTGGTTCGCCGACTCCTGGAACAGGGTGCCGAAGTGCGCGTGGTGATGACCCGCGGCGGCGCCGAATTCATTACCCCGCTGACCATGCAGGCGCTGTCCGGGCACCCTGTGCACCTGGACCTGCTCGACCCGGCGGCGGAAGCCGCGATGGGCCACATCGAGCTGGCACGCTGGGCCGACCTGGTGTTGATCGCCCCGGCCACTGCCGACCTGATCGCCCGCCTGGCACAGGGCCTGGCGGGCGACCTGCTGACCACTCTGGTACTGGCCACCGACGCGACCGTGGCGCTGGCGCCGGCGATGAACCAGGCCATGTGGCGCGACCCGGCCACCCAGGCCAACCTCGAGCTGCTGCAACAGCGCAATCTCAAGGTGTTCGGCCCGGGCGCAGGCAGCCAGGCCTGTGGCGACATCGGCCTGGGCCGCATGCTCGAGCCCACCGAGTTGGCGCTGCTGGCGGCCGAGTGCTTCCAGCACCTGGCGCTGACCGGCAAGCACGTGCTGATCACGGCGGGCCCGACCCAGGAAAACATCGACCCGGTGCGCTACATCACCAACCACAGCTCCGGCAAGATGGGCTTCGCCCTGGCCGAGGCCGCCGTGGAGGCGGGCGCCAAGGTCACCTTGATCACCGGCCCGGTGCATCTGGCCACCCCGGACCGAGTGACCCGTATCGACGTGGTCAGCGCACGGGACATGCTGGCGGCCTGCGAGGCGGCAATACCCTGTGACGTATTCATCGCCTCGGCGGCCGTCGCCGATTACCGTCCCGAGGTGGTGGCCCCGCAGAAGTTGAAAAAAGACCCCACCAGCGGTGATGGCCTTTTGCTGCAAATGGTCCGTAATCCAGATATTCTGGCGACCATCGCCACCCGTTCGGATCGCCCGTTCAGCGTCGGCTTCGCCGCCGAAACCGAGCACCTGCTCGACTACGCCGCGCGCAAGCTCAAGGACAAGAACCTGGACCTGATCGTCGCCAACGACGTGGCCAACCCCAGCATCGGTTTCAACAGCGAAGACAACGCCTGCAGCGTCATCGACCGCCAGCTGCAAGCCACGGTCTTCGCCCAGACCAGCAAGGGCAAGATCGCCCGCCAGCTGATCTCATTCATCGCACAACGCCTGAATCAGGCGTGA
- the radC gene encoding RadC family protein: MSIRDWPVAERPREKLLQQGAASLSDAELLAIFLRTGVHGKSAVDLARHLLGRFGSLRGLLEAGAADCAKELGLGPAKFAQLQAVLEMGRRHLAERVRRDSALESPGLVRDYLKSMLRHEHHEVFGCLFLDSKHRVLCFEALFHGSIDSASVYPRQVVKRALAHNAAALILCHNHPSGVAEPSQADRVLTRRLKEALAVIDVRVLDHIIVGEGDPLSMMEYGWL; the protein is encoded by the coding sequence ATGAGTATTCGAGACTGGCCAGTGGCCGAACGGCCCCGCGAGAAGCTCCTGCAACAGGGCGCGGCAAGCCTTTCCGATGCCGAGTTGCTGGCGATCTTCCTGCGCACCGGAGTCCATGGCAAAAGCGCTGTGGACCTGGCGCGACACCTGCTGGGCCGTTTCGGCAGCCTGCGCGGGTTACTCGAAGCCGGCGCGGCGGATTGCGCCAAGGAGCTGGGCCTGGGCCCGGCCAAGTTCGCCCAATTGCAGGCCGTGCTGGAAATGGGCCGCCGCCACCTGGCCGAGCGCGTGCGCCGCGACAGCGCTCTGGAGAGCCCGGGGCTGGTGCGCGACTACCTCAAATCCATGCTGCGCCACGAACACCACGAAGTGTTCGGCTGCCTGTTTCTCGACAGCAAGCATCGGGTCCTGTGTTTCGAGGCGCTGTTCCATGGCTCCATCGACAGCGCCAGCGTCTACCCACGCCAAGTGGTCAAGCGCGCGCTGGCGCACAACGCGGCGGCCTTGATCCTCTGCCATAACCACCCTTCGGGGGTCGCCGAGCCGAGCCAGGCCGACCGGGTGCTGACCCGGCGGCTGAAGGAGGCACTGGCGGTCATCGATGTGCGCGTGCTCGATCACATCATCGTCGGTGAGGGGGACCCGCTGTCGATGATGGAGTATGGCTGGCTATAG
- a CDS encoding ABC transporter substrate-binding protein, whose amino-acid sequence MRLATLPLLLAPLLLPVFAQAAPLTVCTEASPEGFDVVQYNSLTTTNASADVLMNRLVEFNVGQGKVVPSLADKWSVSADGLTYEFKLHPGVKFDSTDYFKPSRTLAASDVVFTFERMLDPANPWHKVAQSGFPHAQSMQLPSLIKKVEAPDPLTVRFTLDHADSTFLATLSMGFASIYSAEYADQLLKAGTPEKLNAQPIGTGPFVFVRFQKDAVVRYKANPDYFAGKPAVDPLLFAITPDPTVRLQKLRANECQITLSPKPLDIASVADDKDIQAIKTPAFMTAFVAINSQHAPLDKPEVRQAINLAFDKDNYLKAVFEGTAEAASGPYPPNTWSYAKDLPGYAHDPAKAKALLAKVGLKDGFNTTIWTRPSGSLLNPNPSLGAQMLQADLAQVGIKAQVRVIEWGELIRRAKAGEHDLLFMGWAGDNGDPDNFLSPQFSCAAVQSGTNFARYCDPTLDKLITQGKAGASQAERSKLYQQAQALIQQQALWLPLAHPTAAVLARKGVQGYEVSPFGRQDFARVTVQK is encoded by the coding sequence ATGCGTCTTGCTACTTTGCCGCTGTTGCTCGCTCCGTTGCTGCTTCCCGTTTTCGCCCAGGCCGCGCCACTGACGGTGTGCACCGAGGCCAGCCCGGAAGGCTTCGACGTGGTGCAGTACAACTCCCTGACCACCACCAACGCTTCGGCGGACGTGCTGATGAATCGCCTGGTGGAGTTCAATGTCGGTCAGGGCAAGGTGGTGCCCAGCCTGGCGGATAAATGGAGCGTGTCGGCCGACGGCCTGACCTACGAGTTCAAGTTGCACCCGGGGGTGAAATTTGACAGCACCGACTATTTCAAACCCAGCCGCACCCTGGCGGCCAGCGACGTGGTCTTTACCTTCGAGCGCATGCTCGACCCGGCCAACCCCTGGCACAAGGTCGCGCAGAGCGGGTTTCCCCATGCCCAGTCGATGCAGCTGCCGAGCCTGATCAAGAAGGTCGAGGCGCCTGACCCGCTGACCGTGCGCTTTACCCTGGACCACGCCGATTCAACCTTCCTGGCCACTCTGAGCATGGGCTTCGCCTCGATCTACTCGGCCGAGTATGCCGATCAGCTGCTCAAGGCCGGCACCCCGGAAAAACTCAACGCCCAGCCGATCGGCACTGGACCGTTCGTGTTCGTGCGCTTTCAGAAGGACGCCGTGGTGCGCTACAAGGCCAACCCCGACTACTTCGCCGGCAAGCCGGCCGTCGACCCGCTGCTGTTCGCGATCACGCCGGACCCCACCGTGCGCCTGCAGAAGCTGCGTGCCAACGAATGCCAGATTACCCTGTCGCCCAAGCCGCTGGATATCGCCTCGGTGGCGGACGACAAGGATATCCAGGCGATCAAGACCCCGGCCTTCATGACCGCCTTCGTCGCCATCAACTCGCAGCATGCGCCGCTGGACAAGCCCGAAGTGCGCCAGGCGATCAACCTGGCCTTCGACAAGGACAACTACCTCAAGGCGGTTTTCGAAGGCACTGCCGAGGCCGCCAGCGGGCCCTACCCGCCCAACACCTGGAGCTACGCCAAGGACCTGCCCGGCTACGCCCACGATCCAGCCAAGGCCAAGGCGCTGCTGGCCAAGGTCGGGCTCAAGGACGGCTTCAACACCACCATCTGGACCCGCCCTTCGGGCAGCCTGCTCAACCCCAATCCGAGCCTCGGCGCGCAGATGCTGCAGGCGGACCTGGCCCAGGTCGGCATCAAGGCGCAGGTCCGCGTCATCGAGTGGGGCGAGCTGATTCGCCGCGCCAAGGCGGGCGAGCATGATCTGCTGTTCATGGGCTGGGCCGGCGACAACGGGGACCCGGACAACTTCCTCTCGCCGCAGTTTTCCTGCGCGGCCGTGCAGTCGGGCACCAACTTCGCCCGCTACTGCGACCCGACCCTGGACAAGCTGATTACCCAGGGCAAGGCCGGCGCCAGTCAGGCCGAGCGCAGCAAGCTTTACCAGCAGGCGCAGGCGCTGATCCAGCAGCAGGCCCTGTGGTTGCCGCTGGCCCACCCGACCGCCGCCGTGCTGGCTCGCAAGGGGGTACAGGGCTATGAAGTGAGCCCATTCGGGCGCCAGGATTTTGCTCGAGTCACGGTCCAGAAGTGA
- the rpmB gene encoding 50S ribosomal protein L28 codes for MSRVCQVTGKGPVTGNNISHANNKTRRRFLPNLQHHRFWVESEKRFVRLRVSAKGMRIIDKRGIDVVLAEIRRDGGKV; via the coding sequence ATGTCGAGAGTCTGTCAAGTTACCGGTAAGGGTCCGGTAACTGGGAATAACATTTCCCACGCAAACAACAAAACCCGTCGTCGTTTCCTGCCGAACCTGCAGCATCACCGCTTCTGGGTCGAGTCCGAGAAGCGTTTCGTGCGCCTGCGCGTTTCCGCCAAGGGCATGCGTATCATCGACAAGCGCGGCATTGATGTCGTGCTGGCCGAAATCCGTCGCGATGGCGGCAAGGTTTAA
- the rpmG gene encoding 50S ribosomal protein L33, with protein MRELIRLISSAGTGHFYTTDKNKRTTPDKIEIKKYDPVVRKHVIYKEGKIK; from the coding sequence ATGCGTGAATTGATTCGTTTGATCTCGAGCGCCGGTACTGGTCACTTCTACACTACCGACAAGAACAAGCGTACTACCCCGGACAAAATCGAGATCAAGAAATATGATCCGGTTGTTCGCAAGCACGTGATCTACAAGGAAGGCAAAATCAAGTAA
- a CDS encoding I78 family peptidase inhibitor has protein sequence MTNEEVLESLQHMIGKPYADTLKTYITTTTGRKLVVGPNEMSTKDYNPERVHIQVDGAGHIYGFAFN, from the coding sequence ATGACCAACGAAGAAGTCCTCGAAAGCCTGCAGCACATGATCGGCAAGCCATACGCCGATACGCTGAAGACCTACATCACTACGACCACCGGGCGCAAGCTGGTGGTCGGGCCCAACGAGATGTCCACCAAGGATTACAACCCTGAACGCGTGCACATCCAGGTTGACGGTGCTGGCCATATCTATGGCTTCGCCTTCAACTGA
- a CDS encoding cupin domain-containing protein → MSIEQIVDFAVNQVEPERYSPAPEKVLKGAPAQALYNHYGSPCGQMNAGVWEAEVGQWTVSYSEHEYCEIVQGVSVLRDREGGAKTLRAGDRFVIPAGFSGTWEVLEPTRKIYVTFEQK, encoded by the coding sequence ATGAGTATCGAACAGATTGTGGATTTTGCCGTCAACCAGGTCGAACCCGAGCGTTACAGCCCGGCGCCGGAGAAAGTGCTCAAGGGGGCGCCCGCCCAGGCCCTGTACAACCACTATGGCAGCCCTTGCGGGCAGATGAATGCCGGCGTCTGGGAAGCCGAGGTCGGCCAGTGGACAGTGTCGTACAGCGAGCATGAGTACTGCGAGATCGTCCAGGGTGTGTCGGTGCTGCGCGACCGCGAGGGCGGCGCCAAGACCCTGCGCGCCGGCGACCGCTTCGTGATTCCGGCCGGTTTCAGTGGCACTTGGGAAGTGCTGGAGCCGACCCGCAAGATCTACGTCACCTTCGAGCAGAAGTGA
- a CDS encoding aldehyde dehydrogenase gives MSNLTRADWDQRAQQLKVEGRAFIDGEYTAAVSGATFECISPVDGRHLANVASCDAEDAQRAVVSARAAFEAGAWSRLAPAKRKAVMIRFADLLMDNAEELALLETLDMGKPISDSLNIDVPGAANALRWSGEAIDKIYDEVAATPHDQLGLVTREAVGVVGAIVPWNFPLMMACWKLGPALSTGNSVILKPSEKSPLTAIRVAQLAIEAGIPKGVLNVLPGYGHTVGKALALHMDIDTVVFTGSSKIAKQLMIYAGESNMKRVWLEAGGKSPNIVFADAADLQAAAESAASAIAFNQGEVCTAGSRLLVERSIKDKFLPLVVEALKGWKPGNPLDPDTTVGALVDTQQMNTVLSYIKAGHDGGANLVTGGKRILEETGGTYVEPTIFDGVDNAMRIAQEEIFGPVLSVITFDSAEEAIRIANDTPYGLAAAVWTADISKAHLTAKALRAGSVWVNQYDGGDMTAPFGGFKQSGNGRDKSLHAFDKYTELKATWIKL, from the coding sequence ATGAGCAACCTGACCCGTGCCGACTGGGACCAACGTGCCCAGCAACTGAAAGTGGAAGGCCGCGCTTTCATCGACGGCGAGTACACCGCCGCTGTATCCGGTGCCACCTTCGAATGTATCAGCCCGGTGGACGGCCGCCACCTGGCCAATGTGGCCAGCTGTGACGCCGAGGACGCCCAGCGCGCCGTGGTCAGTGCCCGTGCCGCCTTCGAAGCCGGTGCCTGGTCGCGCCTGGCGCCGGCCAAGCGCAAGGCGGTGATGATTCGCTTCGCCGACCTGCTGATGGACAACGCCGAAGAGCTGGCCCTGCTGGAGACCCTGGACATGGGCAAGCCGATCAGCGACTCGCTGAATATCGACGTGCCCGGTGCCGCCAACGCCCTGCGCTGGAGTGGCGAGGCGATCGACAAGATCTACGACGAGGTCGCCGCCACCCCGCACGACCAGCTGGGCCTGGTGACGCGTGAAGCGGTGGGCGTGGTCGGCGCCATCGTGCCGTGGAACTTCCCGTTGATGATGGCCTGCTGGAAGCTCGGCCCGGCACTCTCCACCGGCAACAGCGTGATTCTCAAGCCATCGGAAAAATCCCCGCTGACCGCCATCCGCGTGGCTCAGCTGGCCATCGAAGCCGGCATTCCCAAAGGCGTGCTCAACGTCCTGCCGGGCTACGGCCACACCGTGGGCAAGGCCCTGGCCCTGCACATGGACATCGACACCGTGGTGTTCACCGGCTCGAGCAAGATCGCCAAGCAGCTGATGATCTATGCGGGCGAGTCGAACATGAAGCGCGTCTGGCTGGAAGCCGGCGGCAAGAGCCCGAACATCGTCTTCGCCGACGCTGCCGACCTGCAGGCCGCCGCCGAGTCGGCGGCCAGCGCCATCGCCTTCAACCAGGGCGAGGTGTGCACTGCCGGTTCGCGCCTGCTGGTGGAGCGCTCGATCAAGGACAAATTTTTGCCGCTGGTAGTCGAGGCCCTCAAGGGCTGGAAACCTGGCAACCCGCTGGACCCCGACACCACCGTGGGCGCCCTGGTGGACACCCAACAGATGAATACCGTGCTGTCCTACATCAAGGCTGGCCATGACGGCGGCGCCAACCTGGTGACCGGCGGCAAGCGCATCCTCGAGGAGACCGGCGGCACCTACGTCGAACCGACCATCTTCGACGGCGTCGACAACGCCATGCGCATCGCCCAGGAGGAGATCTTCGGCCCAGTACTGTCGGTGATCACCTTCGACAGCGCCGAAGAAGCCATCCGCATCGCCAACGACACCCCCTATGGCCTGGCGGCAGCAGTATGGACCGCCGACATCTCCAAGGCGCACCTGACCGCCAAGGCGCTGCGCGCCGGCAGCGTGTGGGTCAACCAGTACGACGGCGGCGACATGACCGCGCCGTTCGGTGGCTTCAAGCAGTCGGGCAACGGCCGCGACAAGTCGCTGCACGCTTTCGACAAGTACACCGAGCTCAAAGCGACCTGGATCAAACTCTAA
- a CDS encoding MFS transporter produces MRWGTYFAVLSAVLSVGLALGVSMPLVSLRLEAWGYGPFAIGVMAAMPAIGVLCGAGLSSRLAAFFGSAALMRLCLWAGALSIGLLALLPSYALWLLLRLLIGSVLTIVFILGESWINQLLIERWRGRLVALYGSTYALSQLAGPLLLGALGTDSDYGFWAGAGLLVLSPLLLLGRSGAPRTQSAHVSLSDLAGFCRGLPVIAWAIALFAAFEAMILTLLPIYCVNQGYSASVALYMVSAVVVGDALLQLPIGALADRMSRRTLFSGCAVLLLLSSLAVPLLIDTPLIWPLWVVFGASAGGLFTLSLVLIGERYRDDALVRANAHVAQLWGVGCLIGPLAAGAGSQWLTGHALPLFMAAGALGLVLLARRRGELVPALS; encoded by the coding sequence ATGCGTTGGGGTACCTATTTCGCCGTGCTCAGTGCCGTATTGAGTGTCGGCCTGGCGCTGGGCGTGAGCATGCCGCTGGTGTCGTTGCGGCTCGAAGCCTGGGGCTACGGCCCGTTCGCCATTGGCGTGATGGCGGCGATGCCGGCCATCGGCGTGTTGTGCGGCGCCGGGCTGTCGAGCCGACTGGCCGCGTTTTTCGGCAGCGCGGCGTTGATGCGCCTGTGCCTCTGGGCCGGCGCGCTGTCGATCGGCCTGCTGGCGCTGCTGCCTAGCTATGCGCTGTGGCTGCTGCTCAGGCTGCTGATCGGCAGCGTGCTGACCATCGTCTTCATCCTCGGCGAAAGCTGGATCAACCAGTTGCTGATCGAACGCTGGCGCGGTCGGCTGGTGGCCCTGTATGGCAGTACCTACGCCCTGAGCCAGCTGGCCGGCCCGTTGCTGCTGGGCGCGCTGGGCACCGACAGCGACTACGGCTTCTGGGCAGGCGCCGGCCTGCTGGTGCTTTCACCCTTGTTGCTGCTGGGCCGCAGCGGTGCGCCGCGCACGCAATCGGCGCATGTATCGCTGAGCGACCTGGCGGGCTTCTGCCGCGGCCTGCCGGTGATTGCATGGGCCATCGCCCTGTTCGCCGCGTTCGAGGCGATGATCCTCACGCTGCTGCCGATCTACTGCGTCAACCAGGGCTACAGTGCCTCGGTGGCGCTGTACATGGTCAGCGCGGTGGTGGTGGGCGATGCCCTGCTGCAACTGCCGATCGGCGCGCTGGCCGACCGCATGTCGCGGCGTACCCTGTTCAGTGGCTGCGCCGTGCTGCTGTTGCTTTCCAGCCTGGCCGTACCGCTGTTGATCGACACGCCGCTGATCTGGCCGCTGTGGGTGGTGTTCGGTGCCAGTGCCGGGGGGCTGTTCACCCTGTCGCTGGTGCTGATCGGCGAGCGCTACCGTGATGACGCGCTGGTGCGCGCCAACGCCCACGTGGCGCAGCTGTGGGGCGTGGGCTGCCTGATCGGGCCGCTGGCGGCGGGGGCCGGGAGCCAATGGCTGACCGGCCACGCGCTGCCACTGTTCATGGCCGCCGGGGCACTGGGCCTGGTGTTGCTGGCAAGGCGCCGTGGGGAGCTGGTGCCGGCGCTGTCTTGA